The Cynocephalus volans isolate mCynVol1 chromosome 2, mCynVol1.pri, whole genome shotgun sequence genome window below encodes:
- the B4GALT7 gene encoding beta-1,4-galactosyltransferase 7 isoform X2, with protein sequence MFPSRRKAAQLPWEDGRSKLLPGGLPRKCSIFHLFVACLLLGFFSLLWLQLSCSGDMARAAREQGQETPSPSRACPLELPPEHWEEDSSWGPHRLAVLVPFRERFEELLVFVPHMHRFLSRKKIQHHIYVLNQVDHFRFNRAALINVGFLESSNSTDYIAMHDVDLLPLNEELDYGFPEAGPFHVASPELHPLYHYKTYVGGILLLSKEHYQLCNGMSNRFWGWGREDDEFYRRIKGAGLQLFRPSGITTGYKTFRHLHDPAWRKRDQKRIAAQKQEQFKVDREGGLSTVKYRVDSRTALSVGGAPCTVLNIMLDCDKAATPWCTFG encoded by the exons ATGTTCCCCTCCCGGAGGAAAGCGGCACAGCTGCCCTGGGAGGACGGCAG GTCCAAGTTGCTCCCTGGTGGCCTCCCCCGGAAATGCTCCATCTTCCATCTCTTCGTTGCCTGTCTGTTATTGGGCTTCTTCTCCCTACTCTGGCTGCAGCTCAGCTGCTCTGGTGACATGGCCCGGGCAGCCAGGGAACAAGGGCAGGAGACCCCAAGCCCATCCCGGGCCTGCCCCCTAGAGCTGCCCCCTGAGCACTGGGAGGAAGACTCGTCATGGGGCCCCCACCGCCTGGCAGTGCTGGTACCCTTCCGTGAACGCTTCGAGGAGCTCCTGGTCTTTGTGCCCCACATGCACCGCTTCCTGAGCAGGAAGAAGATCCAGCACCACATCTATGTGCTCAACCAGGTGGACCATTTCAG GTTCAACCGCGCTGCACTCATCAATGTGGGCTTCCTGGAGAGCAGCAACAGCACAGACTACATCGCCATGCATGACGTGGACCTGCTGCCTCTCAATGAGGAGCTGGACTATGGCTTCCCTGAGGCTGGGCCCTTCCATGTGGCCTCCCCAGAACTCCACCCTCTCTACCACTATAAGACCTATGTCGGCGGCATCCTGCTGCTCTCCAAGGAGCATTACCAGCTG TGCAATGGGATGTCCAACCGCTTCTGGGGCTGGGGCCGTGAGGACGACGAGTTCTACCGGCGCATTAAAGGAGCTGGGCTCCAG CTTTTCCGCCCCTCGGGAATCACAACTGGGTACAAGACATTTCGCCACCTGCATGATCCAGCCTGGCGGAAGAGGGACCAGAAGCGCATTGCGGCTCAAAAACAG GAGCAATTCAAGGTAGACCGGGAGGGAGGCCTGAGCACTGTGAAGTACCGCGTGGATTCCCGCACAGCCCTGTCTGTGGGCGGGGCCCCCTGCACTGTTCTCAACATCATGTTGGACTGTGACAAGGCTGCCACCCCCTGGTGTACATTTGGCTGA
- the B4GALT7 gene encoding beta-1,4-galactosyltransferase 7 isoform X1, producing the protein MFPSRRKAAQLPWEDGRRGVTRCPSPQSLPHPQKELRGREGRVCRASSLLRPLTGLGFTPPQQKLPPQDKGGSKLLPGGLPRKCSIFHLFVACLLLGFFSLLWLQLSCSGDMARAAREQGQETPSPSRACPLELPPEHWEEDSSWGPHRLAVLVPFRERFEELLVFVPHMHRFLSRKKIQHHIYVLNQVDHFRFNRAALINVGFLESSNSTDYIAMHDVDLLPLNEELDYGFPEAGPFHVASPELHPLYHYKTYVGGILLLSKEHYQLCNGMSNRFWGWGREDDEFYRRIKGAGLQLFRPSGITTGYKTFRHLHDPAWRKRDQKRIAAQKQEQFKVDREGGLSTVKYRVDSRTALSVGGAPCTVLNIMLDCDKAATPWCTFG; encoded by the exons ATGTTCCCCTCCCGGAGGAAAGCGGCACAGCTGCCCTGGGAGGACGGCAG GAGGGGTGTCACCCGATGTCCATCTCCCCAGTCTCTACCCCATCCCCAGAAAGAGCTCAGAGGGCGAGAAGGGAGAGTCTGTAGAGCTTCCAGCCTTCTCAGGCCACTCACAGGACTGGGCTTCACTCCTCCCCAGCAGAAACTACCACCACAGGACAAAGGGGG GTCCAAGTTGCTCCCTGGTGGCCTCCCCCGGAAATGCTCCATCTTCCATCTCTTCGTTGCCTGTCTGTTATTGGGCTTCTTCTCCCTACTCTGGCTGCAGCTCAGCTGCTCTGGTGACATGGCCCGGGCAGCCAGGGAACAAGGGCAGGAGACCCCAAGCCCATCCCGGGCCTGCCCCCTAGAGCTGCCCCCTGAGCACTGGGAGGAAGACTCGTCATGGGGCCCCCACCGCCTGGCAGTGCTGGTACCCTTCCGTGAACGCTTCGAGGAGCTCCTGGTCTTTGTGCCCCACATGCACCGCTTCCTGAGCAGGAAGAAGATCCAGCACCACATCTATGTGCTCAACCAGGTGGACCATTTCAG GTTCAACCGCGCTGCACTCATCAATGTGGGCTTCCTGGAGAGCAGCAACAGCACAGACTACATCGCCATGCATGACGTGGACCTGCTGCCTCTCAATGAGGAGCTGGACTATGGCTTCCCTGAGGCTGGGCCCTTCCATGTGGCCTCCCCAGAACTCCACCCTCTCTACCACTATAAGACCTATGTCGGCGGCATCCTGCTGCTCTCCAAGGAGCATTACCAGCTG TGCAATGGGATGTCCAACCGCTTCTGGGGCTGGGGCCGTGAGGACGACGAGTTCTACCGGCGCATTAAAGGAGCTGGGCTCCAG CTTTTCCGCCCCTCGGGAATCACAACTGGGTACAAGACATTTCGCCACCTGCATGATCCAGCCTGGCGGAAGAGGGACCAGAAGCGCATTGCGGCTCAAAAACAG GAGCAATTCAAGGTAGACCGGGAGGGAGGCCTGAGCACTGTGAAGTACCGCGTGGATTCCCGCACAGCCCTGTCTGTGGGCGGGGCCCCCTGCACTGTTCTCAACATCATGTTGGACTGTGACAAGGCTGCCACCCCCTGGTGTACATTTGGCTGA